GTTCTCTCCCCTTTGCAGAGTTTTAAGAGAATGTTTGATGGGAGTTGGGGGTGGGTTAGGAGTGATTCCACCTGGACTCCCGGCTTTATTAGGTATCTGCTAGGTTCTGTGCCACTTTGAAgtattaaaacaaagtaaaacattcCAAAATAGttgcaattattttctatttccaaatttaaTCGTTTGGATAAAAGAGCAATACCCCCTCAGACGTTACAAATTGAAACATTTTAATCTTCGTAATAAGCTGGGAGGGCCGCCGCTTCAGGGCTCGCTCCTGGTTTCAGCTGCGTCGCGATCGGGGGCTTGGGTGGCGCCCGGTCAGCTCCGTGCTCCGCGGGGCCTGTCTGGGCttcccctctctgctccccagcCCCGAGCGCGCCCTCTAACAGGCgcagataaatcttaaaaacgtAAAATAACCCGGGAAAACCCGCCGTTGAACCGCCTAGGCTGGAGACCCCCAGCTTCGAGTGCGGCAGAAATGGTCCGGACGGGGTGGTTCGGGCTTGGTTTCTGCGGAGCCCGGGACGGGAgtgcgggcgcggggggcgcggggggcgcggggggcgcttACCTGCCGCCGGATCCGGCTCCACCAGCACCCGCGGGCTCCCGAAGCAGCGCGCGCCGggcccgccgcctcccgccgccggCGTCCGCCCCGGGGCCGCGCTGAGCACCCGGGACCCTGCGAACCACAGCGCGAGGCCGGTGAGCCCCggggcccggcccccgcccccgcccccggccccggccccggccccgggcacGCACAGGGTCGCAGCAGGGCACGGGCCTGCACGCGCGCTCCCGCCGCCAGCGCCATCTTGACCTGGCCCGTGGGGGTCGCGGCCCGCTCTGcccgccccggccctgccccgccAACCCGCTCCTCCCAGGGCCCggcgcccgcagccccgccccacTCGGCAGCGGCGCCGCCTTGAAGGTCcggaggccggggcggggagggtggggtgagtgagggtgggagtgggtggcTGGCGGCCGCCCCGTGGGCCAGCAAGGCTCACATCAGGTGGCGCGGCGGGGCCTCTGCGGGAGTCCGCGGCCACCGGAGGGCCCGGGGCGGCTTGCCACGCCCTGCCGCCCGCAGCCTCGGGGCCCGGGGGGTAGCCCGGCAGCACGGCAGCGCCAGCTCCTCCGGGGAGCACGAGGAAGGCGGGGTTTATGTGCTGCACCCTGCAAAGTGAGGGACAGGGTACCCAGGAAGCCCAGGCGCCCCGCCCGCCGCTAGGGAGGAGCAGGAAGCCTCCGAGCCGCCGGGTGGGCCGGTCCTTGCTCTGGGAGCCTCAACGCCTGAAGCAGTAAGGACAAAGTTTAGGGCCTGCGACACTTTAGCGCCTTATGGGTTCCCATGGCTCCCCTGCGGCAGGAAGCAGGTCTGAGGCAGCAAAGGAGCCTTTTCAGGGCTCCCTAGCAGCAGCGGCAAACCCCGGCCACGGAGTGGCTAGGCCAACCTGAGGCTGCTGGGAGCACCCCGAGTCCGCAGTGCCCCAGCACTCCAGGGGCTGGCCTGCTGCTCCCACAGCTCAGAGATTTTGGACGTGACTCTGGGAATGAACTAAAATGCAATTGTGCATTTTTAATTCCCTCGTAACTGAAGGTATCTTTGGGGCCAAGAATAAGAAAGGGGCAGTGAAGCCGGTACTCGATCTGCATTCTAATCCTGTTTATTCAACAGTCCCTTCACTCTACACAACAAAGTACAAACACAACGGCACCTAAAATGCTACAAGTTACAAAACTCAAAACAACAAATTTATAGTACTGACTGtacaatgccaaaaaaaaaagtaatgtacaCGTTGCAAAGGTAACCTGCAAGACTGCCATGACACTGCAGCAGGGGCCTGTGAAGACCCTGCAGAGCCGGCTCTCAATTTTCTCACCAATTTCAGAGGGAGACGTGGGGTGTGGATGTGCGTGCATGAGTACACGTAGAAACAGAACCATTCTGGGTAATTCTTGGTAACTAATGATAATTCTTGGGCTGTTTGCGCAGAGGTGTTGGAAGAGGACCcgagcagggcagcagggccaggTGAGCAGGAACAGCAGCGGCACGGACGTGCACCCTTTCCTCAGGGACCCTGCAGACCAACAGGCAAGGGCCTAACTGGCCCCAGTCATCTGTGGAAATGACTCCCGGGCTGGGGCCACACTGCCACCTGGAGCCCTGCTTGGTCCCCGCTGGCTTTGCCAATGGATGGGCTGGATGTACTCTCTTAAGAACTGGAAATGTGGGAGCTTTCTAGCCAGGAAATTGGGAGGGCTTTCTTACAGCACAGCCCCAAACCACGAACACTCCTCTGGAACCTTGCCCTCAGAGGAAACATCTCAGTTGCTGCCTTCGAAGCCTGCCCTGAGTGAGGAATTTTTTCCCTACCAACCCTCCCTCTGGCTAGAGAAGTGACAAAACTGTAGCGAATGGGGTGGAAGTTACAGGGCGCAGAGCTCCAGGGCTCTCCTTATCGGGAGGAGTTGGAACTGGAGCGGCTCCTGTGGCGGCGGCGGCCAGGGGAGCGAGATCGCCGGCGCACGGGGGACCTGCGCCTTGGGGAGCGCGACCTGTGGGAAGAGGAAAGAGCACATCAGACACCGAGGCCCACATCCTTGACACAGCCCCATGTCCCGGATAGCAGGGGCAAAGCTGGCTTCTTGAGGGAACAATCCTGGACAGTTTCACCCTCAATGCTGTGAGGATGGCACCGACACACGGAGCCCTTGGGAAGGAAAAGACGTCTGTTGTGGGGACCCGTTTTCTGAGGACTATGGAAAGGGCAGCTCAACAGGAAGGCAAGGCTCTGGCCTCTGCCAAGGGACTAGGACTCAACCTCCtctcctaaactttttttttttttttttttttaatgatagtcacacagagagaaagagagagagagagaggcagagacacaggcagagggagaagcaggctccatgcaccgggagcccgacgtgggacttgatccccggtctccagatcgcaccctgggcaaaaggcaggcgccaaaccactgcgccacccagggatccctcaacctcCTCTCCTGACCCTTCCTTTGCGcgtttaagattgattgattgatttatatttatgtaatctccatacccaatgtggggcttgaacccacaaacCCAAAATCAAGCTTCCCATGTtcctcccactgagccagccacatgccCCATCTGTTCTGTCTTTTTAGctaggaaggagaaggggaactTGTACCCTTGCTCTTACAGGGCCCACACTCCAGGGAATACTGGTACAACCTGCTGGGCGCACCTTCTGcttgccccgccccccagcagcAACCCGGCTTGTTCCCCAGCTGGGAGGAAGAGCCTGAGCTGCTGTCCTGCTTCCCTTTCCCTCCATGCAGCATGCGGGGGGCAGGAATGGGtagggttccagagtcatcaccCTCACACTGTGTAAATGAAACAAATCCACGCTGGCCCAAAGCAGTCCCCTATGGGATTCCAAACTGACCTACCTTCTTCTCATCCGTGGGGGTGACCGGCGCCACATGGGAGGTGGTGGCAGCATTCTCCTGGGAGGGCTGAATCGCCTGGGGGGCGGCCTAGGCCAGGGGGCCAGCACAGCGGTGGCAGTGATCTCCTGGCCATCAATTTGTCCTGTTGAAACAGGATCAAGTCACAAAATATCTGATAAGCATCTACCCTAGGTTAGCCCATGCCAGATGCAGGCCTGCCGTGGTAAGCAAGACAGACAGGAGTAGAATTAGAACTAAGCTGCTCACAGAAATACTGATGTAATTATTACTACTGGAAGTTTCATCCAGGAAATCTGCAGGGGAGCATGAAACCTCAGAGGGAACCCCATCTCGCTGCATGGGGCACCTGATGCACTACTTCCAGGAAGTGGCCTTTAAGTGAACACCTGAATCCACCCAATGAGGGAAAGGGCTGTGCACTGACCCTGAGCTGCCTCTTCTAGAACAATGGGAAGGGCCAGACAAGAGGAGTGGGGACATTTTGGGGGTTTCGCAGGATTGAGCTGAGGATGAAATTTAAGAAGTCCAGAGGGACCGCTCTGGAAGAGGCCTCTAAGCAGGAAGCCTGGTCCTTTCTCTCCTGTCAAAGGCCCTCACCTGGTACCTCCCAGGTGACCAGAAGGCAGTCTCAGGGTGTGGTGGAGGGGTCCCCAGGAGGGCAGTGTCCACTGTGACTTGGCCACCAAGTCATTAAAGCTGGGTGGTGGGTGAGCTATGATTACATCATGGCTCAGGAGGAAGAAAGGCTTCtggagtgggggaaaaaaataaaacaaggttcAGGTGTCAATTCTGTCTGAAGAGTTTGGAAAAAGTGCTTCAGACCAAAAAACCAGATGTGTAAATACAACAGAATGAGAGTAGTGAGGTAAGGCAACTCAGGATGGAGGCCTGAGGAATCTTCAGGGCCTcaggaaaagagcaaagaaaggcAAGGTGCAGACCTAGGAGTGCCGGGGTAGCATGCAGCCCAACGCCAGTCCAGGGACTGCTCAGGGGACCAACCACAGCCCTTGTGTGCCCCCAAAGGGTGGAGGGTTCTTTTATCTGCTCAATTCATACCCTCAAGGCAATAGCAAAGGTATTGAGGGGATAATTTGGGCACACAGACCTGTGTTCAGAATATActcaaaagacaaataaatgcaGCCTaaggtccccccgcccccgccccgggcccacTGCCAAAGCCAGCCCAAATTAGCAATCTCAGGGGCACTGACCATAGAGCATGAGAACAAATCTATCTTTTGGCCAGGTGCCTGGAAGGGCTAGGCCCTTCCACTTCCCTTCTGGAGATAACATGGAGCTATCCCATTCGATGGTATGCAGCACCATATGTGGACACACACATAGGTCCTACTACAATCTTAGTAAGTGTGAAATATGTATAGGAATGTACACCCTGGATACCCCCAAGTGTTCTTGAATTTTTAGCAAGTGCTCTAACTCTCAGAGATGCATGACTGAAGGTCTCTAAAATGAAAGTGTGATTCCTAAGGTCAAGAGATGCTGTGTGcaggaacccctgggtggctcagcggttgagtgtctgcctttggctcaggtcatgatcctggggtcccgggatcaagtcccgcactgagctcccggcatggggcctgcttctccctctgtctcagcctctctctctaactctcatgaataaatacaatccttaaaaaaagagagagaaaaaaaaaagggctgtgTGCAGCCTGATGGGCCACGGTTGATGCTGAACTTCTATAAGACTTCAAAGCGATTTAAGTAGATTGAAAGAGTgttgggcagccctagtggcgcagcggtttagcacggcctgcagcctggggtgtgatcctggagacccaggatcgagtcccacatcgggcttcctgcatggagcctgcttctccctctgcctgtgtctctgcctctctcctgctctctctgaatgaataaataaacaaatctttaaaaaaaaaaaaaaaaaagaaagagtgttaGCCTAGTGGGTAGGAAATTTTCCTAGTATCTGAGCTCCATCAGGGCTCAAGGGCAACTACTCAAACTgctgcactattttttttttttttttaaagattgcatttatttattcatgagaaacacacagaaagagagagagaaaggcagagacacaggcagagggagaaggaggctccattcagggagcctgatgcagaactcgaacccaggactccaggatcacgccctgggccgaaaaagtaggcgctaaaccactgagccacccagggatccccgctgcaCTATTTTTTAAGTGCATAATAGGTTCTGGTGTTCAGACTCTCCTTTGTGGCCTAGCAGCTCACACTGTGCTTTGGGCAGTCCTGGCTTTTGGCCTCGTCTGTCTAGATTACTACTGCAGCGAGCTGGCGCAGTGACAAATTCTAAGCTCCTGAAAACACTGACATGAAGACAAAACCAGAACTGGCCATCCAAAACTATTCACAAGTGTTCAACTGTTATTAATACCATCTGCTCAATGTAGAACAGCTATAAATGTCACAAACAGTTAAGATACAAACTTTAGGGAAATGGGTTAAAATGTGTGAATTCAGGAAAGTAATCctaaaaatgatgaaatgttaGCACAACAGAAAATGACTCTCAGAGAGAATTAAAGGAAACACTCCCATATAAAAGCCAAATGCTTCATCGTTCATACTCATAATgtattctttgtaaaaataagacaaaaactcttcatttaatccttaaactTTCAAAGATTAGGAAATTCTAGAAATgctaatatattcatatttgctGATCTTTTTCCAAGAATAGTGTCCCATAAAACTTGtttttgatacacacacacatccccactGGTTAAGAACCAGAATCCTAAGAGCTCCAGGGAGACTGTGATGTGCAGCCAGGTTGGAAATCAGTTCTAAAGGTCCCTATGTGTGGCAGGTAGCTTGTCCTGCATAGGGAATAGAGAAGGGAGCTCAGAGAGGGCTGGCAAGGTCACTCACCTCCATCCATGTGCTTCAGTGCCTTCTCGGCTTCATCTGGATTCTCAAACTCCACGTATGCATAGCCTTTAGACAGATGGGGGTGCATCCTTTCTACAGGCATGTCAATCATTTTAATCTTCCCATAGGTGGAGAATATCTCCATGATGTGGTCCTAGAGCAAAGACAGGTCACTCTGATGCATACTCACAACTACCCATGTGGGAACTGAAAATGCATGACACATCAATAGCCTTGGCACCTGGGGTTAAGTTTCTCACACAGGGTCACCCTGAGGGAGTTACTGCTCCACTTGACAAACCCTCTAGTCAGGCCCTGGAAAGCCTATGCCCTCAGTTCACCTGAGGCTGAGGCCTGCTTCTCTAGTTTTCCATTTAAAACATATGTAGAATAGACATATCCCACTGCCCACTGGACAGATCCAGGATCCCTCACCTTGGTCACATTCCTGGTGAGCCTCCCGATGTGTACTTTGGTGGGTTTAGGGGAAGGACTCcgccttttcctttccttttcatctcttttggGTGGTTTGGATCtgattgaagaaacaaaacaccaGAAACAATCAATTTCTGTCAAAATTTTTTAGTGGGGCTGCTAATTGCTACTAAGATAGTTTTTATAAGGAAGCCTTCCCCTACCAGTTCATGTATTTCATATTAGCTCTGCTTCAGAAATCCTACTAAAATAGAAAGACTCCTTTTTAGATCTACTTCTATAGTAACAAGAATAACTTTATCGTCCCCCATTTGTGAACTTAGTTTCCCAGATAATTCACAAGTTTTGAGGGCAATCCCTTCCCAACCAAGGCACTCCTGAGTTGAGAAGAGGTGCTGGAAAGGAGCTTACTTGGAGCGGGAACGCCTCCTGTTGTCATGCCTACGCCTAGAAGGACTGGGTGAGCCAGAGGAGCTGCTGGAGCTGGAACTGCGAGATGTGCTGGAACTTCCTGAGCGGCTAGAGGCTGAGGAAGAGCTGGAGCCACTGCTGGAGCCTGTGCTGGTGCTGGAGCCTGAGCTGGAGGTAG
This genomic window from Canis aureus isolate CA01 chromosome 8, VMU_Caureus_v.1.0, whole genome shotgun sequence contains:
- the RNPS1 gene encoding RNA-binding protein with serine-rich domain 1 isoform X2 translates to MAPSPTKRKDRSDEKSKDRSKDKGATKESSEKDRGRDKTRKRRSASSGSSSTRSRSSSTSSSGSSTSTGSSSGSSSSSASSRSGSSSTSRSSSSSSSSGSPSPSRRRHDNRRRSRSKSKPPKRDEKERKRRSPSPKPTKVHIGRLTRNVTKDHIMEIFSTYGKIKMIDMPVERMHPHLSKGYAYVEFENPDEAEKALKHMDGGQIDGQEITATAVLAPWPRPPPRRFSPPRRMLPPPPMWRRSPPRMRRRSRSPRRRSPVRRRSRSPGRRRHRSRSSSNSSR
- the RNPS1 gene encoding RNA-binding protein with serine-rich domain 1 isoform X1, which translates into the protein MDLSGVKKKSLLGVKENNKKSSTRAPSPTKRKDRSDEKSKDRSKDKGATKESSEKDRGRDKTRKRRSASSGSSSTRSRSSSTSSSGSSTSTGSSSGSSSSSASSRSGSSSTSRSSSSSSSSGSPSPSRRRHDNRRRSRSKSKPPKRDEKERKRRSPSPKPTKVHIGRLTRNVTKDHIMEIFSTYGKIKMIDMPVERMHPHLSKGYAYVEFENPDEAEKALKHMDGGQIDGQEITATAVLAPWPRPPPRRFSPPRRMLPPPPMWRRSPPRMRRRSRSPRRRSPVRRRSRSPGRRRHRSRSSSNSSR